DNA sequence from the Augochlora pura isolate Apur16 chromosome 11, APUR_v2.2.1, whole genome shotgun sequence genome:
attttctttaatatttaccaTAGTACTATAATTAATGAGTATTGATCACAACGTGACCAGTGtttttctataatacattagtcttgaaaacaattaattatttttatatattatatctacattatattttattatagatgtACCATATACAATTCTTCCCAAATAAAACTATTGATTTAAGTATCTACTACTCCATGCagcaaattgttatttaatacgaataaaatatatgttattgtAAGTGCTTTTGATGTTAATAGGAAaagaagattatttaatagaacGATATATAATGGATAATTTTGTGAATTCGGAAACACGTCGAATGACGCGCGTACATTGaagatttgaaatattgatttactCACAGCAGCAGGTTCTCACTGCTCATGCTCGTAAAGCTCTCGCTATCGCTGGAAAGCTCGCGGAATTCTACCAAGAAATGTTCACCGCCATGCCACCAGCTTGTTGTTACTgctaaaatgtttattacacGTTAAGCTCTCTCGTTGCTTTATACTGAAATGTAGTCTATATGAATTGCCGTAAAGGCAATACTTGTCGTCGTCCAAACTGTTAAAAAAAGGTGGGTCAATGTCATCAATTAAATCACTTTAACCATTGTGATGTTAGAAAATTTCTGACCTTAAGGGTTACAGAAGTTTTAACtctatacattttaaaaacttaCGCAATTGTAAGGTGCATGTCCTTCACCATTTCATTTtgtgcataaaaattcttttcattcaTTACTATTTTGTATGGTAATACTACCGATGATAACACAGAAGAACTTGAtatgattgaaaatatttgtcaacaagatatttataaataatacctaTGTGTTGACATTATCAAGTCAATGACTTCATTGATACAAGTATAATGATTTCATTCATACAAGTTATTTCAGATATCAtactttagaaaaaaaattactaagcTTCGTATAAATACAAAGCATTAAAGTATGCGTacgaatattttgattttaggCCTCACCATTGCAAACATAATACCTATTATGATGCTGGGGCGCAAACAGAGCCTCAAAGGGGAACCCGTCTTGGCCGACTATGGGCCAGAGGAGTCCCTCAATGAGAGCACTGACATCGAGTGGGTGAACAAGGTAATATCTGTGAGAGTACCTACTGTTTATtagatacaataatatttatccaatTGTTTCAGCTGTGGGTTAGAAGATTGATGAGGTTTTGCGCCCTGGTATCATTAATTTCGGTTTGCTTGAATACTCCAAAgacttttgaaaatattccgcCCCTTCAGTATGTTACCTTCGTTTCTGACTTAGTAGTTACGTTTTTATTTACCGCTGAAATGATTGCAAAGATGCACATTAGAGGTATACTGAAGGTAAGTGAATGTCATGGCtcgtatataaaatttataagcccggcattaaatattaagcaTTTTATTGCAGAAGGACAAATCTTACTTGAAAGACCATTGGTGCCAATTTGATGGGAGTATGGTTGTCTTCCTCTGGTTGTCCGTGATTTTACAGATGTTCGAAATGTTAGGatttgttttgaaatttagCTACGTTTCAATATTACGGGCACCAAGACCTTTAATTATGATACGCTTTCTAAGAGTCTTCCTTAAGTTCTCCATGCCGAAAGCTAGAATTAATCAGATATTTAAGTAAGGAACatattcattgttttaaacCTCagtgaatatatatatttcatgcaCTTACATTGTTCACTTATTCTTTCAGACGTTCAAGCCaacaaatatacaatgtaactcttttcttcttgttcttcATGTCCCTGTACGGCCTGCTGGGTGTTCAGTTTTTTggagaattgaaaaatcactGTGTTCTGAACACAACCCATCCAAAGCACATTACTATAAATAGTCTAGCCATTCCAGATACATTTTGTTCAACCGATCCTGAATCAGGATATCAATGTCCAGAAGGAATGACATGTATGAAACTCGGATTGTCAAAGTATATCATGGGTTTCAACGGGTTTGATGAATTTGGTAATGATGCTAATTaagcattaaaatatttcgttacaTCGTCGACAATGAACAGCTACAGAAATCTTTTCTTCTTTACAGCTACAAGTATTTTTACTGTCTATCAAGCTGCATCGCAAGAGGGTTGGGTTTTCATTATGTACCGTGCGATAGACAGTCTCCCAGCTTGGCGCGCAGTCCTTTACTTCAGCacaatgatatttttcttaGCATGGCTTGTGAAGAACGTTTTCATTGCCGTTATCACAGAGACTTTTAATGAGATACGAGTACAGTTTCAGCAAATGTGGGGCGTCAGAGGACATATCAGCAATAGTACTGCTTCACAAGTTAGTTGACAGACAATAACTTGTTTGTTAAGACTACATATTCCAAAATATGGatgtatatataatgttttaGATATTAACCGGTGATGATAACGGCTGGAGTTTGGTAACTTTAGATGAAAATAAGCACGGTGGTCTAGCATCACCTGTATGTCACGCAATCCTCAGATCTCCACACTTCCGAATGGTAGTAATGTGTGCAATATTGGCGAACGCTATTACCACTGCGACAATGAGTTTCAAGCATGACGAGAAACCAAGATACACTTActacaacaattattattacgctGAGATTGcttttacgatatttttggACCTCGAAACAGTGTTTAAAATATGGTGCCTCGGATTCCGCAGTTATTACAAGCATTCGATTCACAAATTCGAGCTGCTGCTGACAATTGGAACAACCATACACATCATTCCGTTCTTCTATCTTTCTGGATTCACATATTTTCAGGTTTctactttaattttcattctgaaataaaaaattataaattaatcaaaggagcagtattaaaatacatatcagtaaattaatagaaaatttttgcaaaaccAGGTTTTAAGGGTAGTCAGGCTTATCAAGGCGTCTCCAATGTTAGAAGACTtcgtatacaaaatatttggaCCTGGCAAGAAGCTTGGTAGCCTCATTATTTTCACCATGTGCCTGCTGGTTATATCATCCAGCATTTCTATGCAATTGTTCTGTTTCCTCTGTGACTTCACGAAATTCGAAACCTTTCCCGAGGtaatgaacaattaaatcaTACCATagtttttgtgaaaataattaaaggaacTCCCTTGCAGGCATTCATGTCTATGTTCCAAATTCTCACCCAAGAAGCTTGGGTAGAAGTTATGGATGAAACAATGCTACGAACACACGAAACGATGGCACCCTTTGTAGCTGTTTACTTCATTTTATACCATCTTTTTGTCACGCTGGTAAAAAACTATTCctacattaatttaatctcATGACAGTCATGCACTGACCTCTTATTTACTTTTCAAGATTGTGTTGAGTCTGTTCGTCGCAGTTATATTGGATAATCTCGAACTGGATGAGGACATTAAAAAACTGAAGCAGCTGAAATTTCGCGAGCAAAGCGCAgagataaaagaaactttaccATTTAGATTGagaatttttgagaaatttccAGACAGTCCTCAAATGACGTGCTTACATAAAGTACCATCGGATTTCAACCTACCAAAGgtcagaattataatttttcaattgaaatctTTTAATGCGAaacaaatcatttattatattcttctaaACCAGGTGCGTGAAAGTTTTATGCGACAATTTGTTTTCGAAATGGAAAACGAGGAGAACGAAGGTGTGAAAAAAGTAAACGAAACTTTTGATTCGAAAATGATATACAGAAAGCAACGTCCAGTTAAGATTTTAAACAATCCACCAAAAGTCCGGAATGTCGTTACTAGCCTTAAAAAAGCAGCTGTTACTTacattataaagtatatataaacctcaataattgtaaaacatCACGTCTTTAccttttacagatttttagtattatttttcacagTGATTCGAACAATCAAAGGCTTTTGTTAGGCGATTCTGCCATGATACCGGTGCCAGGAAAAAGTTTATTGAAGCCTCAAGGTACTGTTAACAGTGCCAAGCAACTGCGCATCGATCAGAAGAAGTGAGCAATagctaatatattaatatttctttaccAGATCAGTATCTTTTCCACTATATAAATTTCTGCATTAACAATTTCTCTATATTTGATCACAGGTCGATTAGAAGGAGCGTTCGTAGTGGTTCCATCAAGCTAAAGCAAACGTACGAGCACCTGATGGAGAACGGTGATATTGGAGGTATAAACAGAGTGAGTTCTTCTCGCAGTAGACCGCATGATTTGGACATTAAATTACTGCAAGCTAAGCGGCAGCAGGCCGAGATGCGCAGGTAAAGCAACAGATTACTGCACCGTCTATTAGCGATAAACCACTTCTACCACGTCTTTGTGACTTAACATTCACCACGTTGCACCAAAATGTAGAAATCAACGCGAGGAGGATTTGCGCGAGAATCATCCGTTTTTCGACACGCCGTTATTCGTGGTACCGCGCGAAAGCAAATTTCGAAAGATTTGTCAGTCGCTCGTTTACGCGAGATACGATACGAATGCAAAAGACCCGTTGACTGGCAAAGAGAGGAAAGTTCAGTACAAGAGCCTGCAGTAAGTGCTTTTGTTTCAACTTTGTAGCTGCTTTTTTTTGACACGACGTAGAGCACTGCTTGAACACCCAAAGTCAGACATGAATTAACTGTGGCCAATTTTAATCACACGCTTTTTAGCAACTTCCTTGGCTTGGTCACGTACTTAGATTGGGTGATGATCTTTGCTACGACCATGTCTTGCATCTCCATGATGTTCGAAACACCACGTTACCGCGTTATGGAAGTGCCCGTGCTGCAAATCGCCGAGTACGGTTTCGTTATCTTCATGAGCATCGAATTGGCGCTCAAGATTTTAGCGGACGGATTATTTTTTACGCCTAAGGCCTACATCAAAGACGTTGCCTCTGTGTTGGACGTTTTTATTTACGTCGTACGTTTGCATCTGTCATTGATACTCTCTGATctcttttcgttttctttctaaTTCGTTACGCTGCTAATTTGACGATCATTCAGGTCAGTCTCGTTTTCCTTTGCTGGATGCCGAAAAGCGTGCCGCCCAATTCCAGCGCTCAACTTTTGATGATCTTACGTTGCGTCAGACCGTTGAGAATATTCACGCTTGTGCCGCATATGAGGAAGGTTGTCTACGAATTGTGTAGAGGATTTAAAGAGATCTTATTGGTAAATAATCTCAGCATAAAGTCCATTGAAGTTTATATCCGATGGTATCCATCGAAGTATTCGTAACGATGTTGCAAAGACATTCAAAATTTGTCTGTTTGTTAACGCTAATAGTCAGTCAATACCtattaacaaacaataaattcgTTGGTAATCTCTTAAAATAAGTTATGGAATATTTGCAATGGTTAATgattaatttgttacaaaatattaaagttgaATGTATGCTTGCTTGCATTACGAATCCTTCAATTGATTTTGATGGGTACTGTATGCGAGAAGTTCAGACAAAAAATGAATAAGAAGCTTTTTAGGTGTCTACTCTGTTGATCCTCTTGATGTTCATATTTGCGAGTTACGGCGTGCAGCTTTACGGTGGTAGATTAGCTCGTTGTAACGATCCAACTATTCTGAAACGGGAGGACTGTGTCGGCGTGTTCATGCGAAGGGTGTTCGtgacgaaaatgaaattacgaCCGGGCCAAAACGAGAGCTATCCATCTATATTAGTGCCACGCGTTTGGTAGGCGTTACAGTATGAAATCGTCATCTGAAgattcaagaatatttttaaacagacagtgaaatattttaggGCAAATCCTAGGCGATTTAATTTCGACCATATCGGTGATGCATTGATGGCGCTTTTCGAGGTGCTCTCATTTAAAGGATGGCTCGACGTTAGAGATGTTCTTATCAAGGCTCTCGGTCCCGTAAGTTCACTCATCGTGAAGCCATAAATTACTTCGGAGGACGATATAACCATGACGATGATgctgtacaataattttctaggtCCACGCCATTTATATCCACATCTACATATTTCTGGGGTGTATGATCGGTTTGACGTTGTTCGTTGGTGTTGTAATCGCCAATTATTCTGAAAACAAAGGGACCGCGTTACTCACTGTCGATCAAAGACGATGGTAAAAgcttaattaatcaattaaatcggTGTCCTGTTATGAATCTGATAGCACGCTATTGTGTAACTAGGTGCGATTTAAAAAAGCGACTGAAGATTGCTCAGCCGTTGCATTTACCACCTAGGCCAGATGGGAAGATATTCAGGGCGTTCATCTATGACATCACTCAGAACATCTATTTCAAAAGATTCATTGCGGTCATGGTACTCATAAACAGTGCTCTTCTATGCGTTTCTGTGAGTtggataattttcatttattctattaccatttccctccttctcctctcctccACCCACCAACCATTACAAGTAGCGACAACACACACAACACACCGTTCACAAATACTAAACAGATACCTTGGATACAATAGTAATCTTCAGATAGAGGAGGCACTCAACTCAATTCACGAAAGACTGTTACCTTGAATCATTTGTTCCTTGCCGGCTACCATTAGACCGTGGTAAAAGTAAACCGACACGTGTCTTTTTTTGCCATAACGACATACcaatctttttctctttcatttcgTACACCGAAGTGGAGAATCGAGGAAAAACACACGGAAGCACTCGCTACGGTCTCCACGATTCTGACACTGATCTTCCTCGTGGAAGTGatcatgaaaaatattgcttttacACCACGTGGCTATTGGCAGTCCAGAAGAAACAGATATGATTTGCTCGTGACAGTCGTGGGTGTTATTTGGATCGTCATTCATTGCACAATGAAGGTACGTTGCTCTCCGGTACAtcaattaagaaaagaaaaaaaaaaacaatataaaattggcGTTTTCGTTTcggtgttttatttaattgtaattatattatgaaactGATCGACTGTAAATGACAGGAGTGATTTCTTGCAGAACGATCTATCGTATGTAATCGGCTTTATGGTCGTCATCCTTAGGTTTTTCACCATCACTGGCAAACACACCACTCTCAAAATGTTGATGTTAACGGTCGGAGTGTCCGTTTGTAAAAGTTTCTTCATTATATTCGGCATGTTTcttcttgttttcttttatgCCTTAGCGGGCACCATCATCTTTGGAACTGTGAAATATGGGGAAGGTATAGGAAGGTAATGTGtttaagtattcgtacagaaaagggatattaattaacaaggGAAGGACACGAATGTTTCTTAGACTCTATACAGTAACGCCATCTTCGAAAATTTGCGGTGAAATCTCGAATCAAAACTTAATTTCGGCTGTTTCGCGCTCAGTGTCCTCTCCTTGTGCAGAATAGAATGGCGCATACGTTTTTCTATACGATGTGACTCTAAGCAAGATGATTTACCATTTAGACGTGCCAATTTTGAGTCACCTGTAACCGGTGTTGCTATGCTCTTTCGAATTGTCACAGGAGAAGATTGGAACAAAATAATGCACGATTGCATGATACAACCGCCGTATTGCACACCAGCTGCTAATTATTGGGAGACCGATTGCGGCAATTTCCATGCttccttaatttatttttgtactttCTACGTAATTATTACTTACATTGTCTTGAATCTCCTGGTGGGTAAGTACCGACTGATCTATCCGGGCGGCAACGCCGTAGGTTCCCTTGCAGGTTCGACTTCACGAAATAAGAAACTAATCTTTACGTAAAACAGCTATCATTATGGAGaacttttctctattttactcGAACGAGGAAGACGCCTTACTTTCGTACGCCGATATTAGGAATTTCCAAAACACCTGGAACGTAGTCGATAATCATCAGAAGGGTGTCATACCAGTGAAACGGGTACGTTTGAGAATATTGTTAGTTTCGTAGCCTGTTATAAATTAGATTAGACGTAATGATGTATTAGTGTGTTTCAGGTGAAGTTCATCTTGCGGTTGTTAAAAGGCAGACTTGAAACCGATCCGCAAAAGGATCGATTGCTGTTCAAGCATATGTGTTACGAATTAGAGAAACTGAACAACGGCGAGGACGTTACTTTCCACGATGTCATTAAGTCAGTATAATTACCTGTACTCCCATTCCCTGGAACATTGTCTTCTATTCATACAATACTTTTTGCAGTATGTTGTCGTATCGGTCAGTCGACATTCGAAAAGCTCTCCAACTGGAAGAATTATTGGCGAGAGAGGAATTTGAGTACATCATCGAAGAAGAAGTCGCTAAACAAACAATTAGGAACTGGCTGGAGGGTTGTTTAAAGAAGATCAGAGCCAGCGGAGTAAGTTCCCGTCGGATCCAACAGCTAGAAACAAATTtacatgattatttttatgaacattATGAATTATAAGTTACAGAAACAACAAAACGATCTTGTAGTTAGTCTTCGGGCTGATCAGCCTATACAGCAACAAGAACACGCAGAGGAAAAGGGGAAAGAGGCAGACAAAGAAGAGGAAACAGAAACAAAGGTAAACATGTGAACTTACCATTCCTATATCTTGGGAACATcagcaatatatatatttttaataggatGCAGATGGATCCAAGCATAGAGCAAAGAAACCTGTAGTTCTTCCAAGGTCAGATAGTATAGGTAGTGGctcaagaaaaaaatatttaactccAACATCGTCAGATTCGGCTTCGATCAGATctgaaaaagataaaaatgcgCCAcctaagaaaagaaacaataggCCACCACGTaagctatttttatacatagttCATTGAGTACCTTGTTCGGTGTTTTCCTTTAACCCATGTTTCCTTTAAGCCATGGCAAAAAATAATCTGCCCCATCTCACAGAAAGCACAGAACAGACCAGACAACAACGAGAGGTCATCAATGCAAAGACAACTGCGCCAAAACCTTCCAGTGTTATGCTGGAGGTACGCGAATGGTGGAAGGAGCAACTTGCGCATAGCAGTGAGTCCAGCGAAGACGAAGTTTGAACTTCTCATAAGAGTCTCATGCGTATAAAAATGAAGCACATGCTTGATAAGTTTAAAGGAAAACCTGATTTGATATTTCAAGAGGTGGAGAACGGGTAGAATCCATTCCAATACATCTCTGCATGTGCTTCTGTTTTATTTGCATACGCCTAATTCAATCTGGCAAAATAGTTAGAACCAATTTCAAGAGAAGAAAGGGTTTTAAGGTTTTCACCTTATGGTTTCAAtgcagaaaaaaaatgattcctGAAAAAGTTATGAAAAATGACAAAAGATAACTATTTTTTTGAGTGCATAATTTTCTAGTAATGTCGCACAACAATCCTACCAGGAGCTTTTCATGTTAAGGCATACAAAGCAACATCATATAAATGCTTAATTTTCTACTGTTATTCTCACATATAAAATGTGGAAATCATTTTATGAATGCACGGAAAATCACGTTATATAACTTTTGTGttcagattttttttttcttccagcACTTAAGATCACTATTCTTCCAAACCCATCTATCAGAGATAAGTTCTTTTACCTCGTGTGACAACCAGTCTACTCAGCAAATACTCAGGTTTCAAGTAGATTAATGTTTTGTAGATCGTGCAACGCATTTTTGCACATACtgagaataatttgttaattccgttacacatatattttttgtgCCGGTTATCGATGTTGAAATACGGAATTTGTATAGAACAGTAGAATTAGATACATGGTAGGTTTTgtacgataaaaaaaagaagagtgTTGAACCAGGAAgtgctaattaaaataaatcaaattgatGTTGTCGTGGACAACTGTTAGTACAAGGAACATGAATGatgatttcttttctattgGAAACAATTCAGTTGTTGAAAGTTTTATCTCTTAAGTTGAGCCATAAATAACTTCTCCtttgcataaatttttatgtaaaatatttaactgcTATAAACATTCTGTTGCTATCCATTAATGGCTATTATCGAACTTGtcaataatacattatttaatgaacCTCTATcgagtattaattataagttataaGTGGCTCAATCGAATACATAACGAACGAAAACTAATGTAATGTGAAACACTTTACAACAGAAACATTACGTCCTGATGGCCTGTATTATAATGATAAGAAAGTAGTAACTTTAATATTGgcatttgtgaaatttttgcatCTGTTTGTAAATGTCGcgtaaaagtttaaataatttgatgtcTTGAATCGTGATTTAATTCTGTGAATTGCTCGATGAAAAAAGAACCGAAATATCAatgattctctctcttttttctctcttctctcttacCAACGTTATCAgcatattattacaaataaataccaTTGAATATGTAAATGAACAGAGTTTGAAGTATgttgaaatttgattaaacaCTAACAGATTTTAATATGTTCACGTTAATCacaaaaaaaaggaggaagtTAGTCGATAAGTAGATAATATTGATGACGTTAAATCGTTAaggatttttttaacaagaaaTGGACGCGTGATAGAATGAGTTACGTGTAAAGAAAAGAGAATGCCTAAACATTAGATATCTATATTCAAACGAGACAGCacaactatttatattatctatgtGATATgagttgattttattaaatataaatataaatataaatataaatatatttatatttatatataaagcaGAAGGACTTAgaggtataaaataatattgtttacagTATTGTAATGAATGTTGATCACTGTTGCTAGTTTATGTGCCAATGTGCTGTACCATAACAACGGAACGATAATAAATGTTGATAGATACAATCATTCGTAActtgttttttaattcaacgaaaaaataaatcgtatgTTAGACAATATAAAATGCTTGATGACATCTGTTTCGTAAAAACTTTAAAATAGATGTacgtacataatttaaaaagtataaaactACAAAAGGAATgacttacaaaataaatatagtttacaTGAGGAAGATATTGTCGTCAGCAGCCATTATTTGATTAGCGTCCGACATCTTATTAATTGCCGCAGTAATTTCACCTGATGTAAACTCTTCAGACTGTTCACTATTGATGTACTCCCGTACTCTTGACAATGTGAGCGATTGCGCCCTTTGTTGTTGAAACAACTTGTGAAGGAGTGTTCTGAACACTTTCAGCCTGAAAATCAAGAAATATGCATTGCATACACATTACGTGTTAAATAGTCAATTACGAttcaatatgaaaattattttccatttaccTTTCTTCGGTTATTTTTGCAGGAGTTTCTGATGCTGTGGTCTTTCCAGTATCTTGCGACATACTTTCGGTCTTGCTAGGACTTTTTCGTTGAGACCTAGTTAACCTACTCGTTTGTGTATCAACATGATTATCATCATCGCTATCAAAATCGTAAGGATCCTCTTCACCATTAGTGGTTCTTCTTGTACGTTTTCGCTTCGCCCTCTCTTCCGACTCTTCCTCCTGCGTGCTTCCTTCGCTGTCTTCTcgtcttcgtttctttttctctttctctaaaACTCGTTTAAAGTAGGCGAACTCTATCAATTCTATTGCAGCGTGTGCATCTTTGGCCGTCACGTTTTTCGACAAACGAGCCTTCGCGTGCGCTGTAGACAATCGAATCATCGTTTCCAAAGTACGAGCAGTTACGGGTTGAGTCTGAATAAAAGAAGGGTTTCAATCAAGAacagattaaataattatttcactaacTCAAATCATAAGGATCAATGAAATACCCTTGCTACGTCGGATTCTACTGATTCTTCGGACCTAAGTTTTGAATACTCGATAGCTATTGCTTTGCTAGCTTCTTCGGTGAGTTTGGGTTTCATACACCGAGCTATATGAATGTATTTTCTCATAAAGTTTATAGAAAGAATTTGGTCACTGCAAAAGATGAATTCTTATAATCACAACCTATGccgttttaatttttatctcagtACCTTTTCGCACGCAAACGACCGTGTAATAGAGGGTCATATTTCTGATAAACCTGAGTCTCGCCACCGTCAGGAAGAATCTCATCAGGATTTTTAGTAGTTAGTACGTCTATTTTACTGCCCATAGGCAATGCTTCACCATCTTGTTCCATCGGACTTCTGTATCTGTGCATTCTCACAACGTGATCACTGATAATTTGATCTTGTTCCGGATCCACTATGTCTAATATGACGAATAACAAGTCAAAACGTGAGAGCAATGAATCTTGGAGTCCAATGTTTTCCATAGGTGTTTTATACTGATCATACTATAAGCACAAACGTTCGcattaattagtaatattcTCCTTGAATTCTATTTACTTTCAAAGCAACGATTACTTACTCTTCCATAAACTGGATTTGCAGCAGCCAGCACCGAACATCTTGCATTCAAGCTAGCATGTATCCCGGCTTTGGCGATCGTTACCTTTCCTTGTTCCATAACTTCGTGTATGGCTGTTCTGTCGATATCGGACATTTTATCAAACTCGTCTATGCAAATGATTCCCCGATCCGCCAACACCATAGCACCAGCTTCCAATCTACGTTCGCCGGTCTCGGTGTCTATAGTTACAGCAGCGGTTAAACCTACGCCGGATGATCCTCTGCCAGTAGTTGGTATCGCTCGCGGCGCAGTGCACAAAACATATCGAAGAAGTTGTGATTTTGCCACTGACGGATCACCAATGAGCATAAGATTAATATCTCTGGAAAAGAACAAGCGATTGTAGACACGGTTAACCATTCGTGAATCACATTACACGAGTATTCTTACCCTCTTAATCTTGTACCATTAGGTAATAGTTTCTCAACACCACCAagtaataaacataatattgcCTTCTTCACATAATCGTGTCCATGAATAGAAGGAGCCAGTGACTTGCTAAGCAGTTCAAAAATATCCTTACATGGATTGTTCTTGGCCAGTTTTTTACAGATAGCAACATCATCATGGGAAATAGATAGATTGGCTTCTTTGCTCAACTGCATGATATTGTtagcaattaaaattgttctaaaaattacaatcTCTACTAACATACATCCTCGATAGATTTCTATGTAAAATTAAGTTTTCTATTCTCTGATTGTCAAACCTAAATGTGCCTGTTGTATATGCTCCTTGTTTACCAGGTAAACATCTGAAGCTTCCTACAACCTGAACCCTATCTCCTGGTTTGCAAACGTCCACCAAATCATTATCGC
Encoded proteins:
- the LOC144477331 gene encoding sodium leak channel NALCN-like isoform X1, producing the protein MRTNILILGLTIANIIPIMMLGRKQSLKGEPVLADYGPEESLNESTDIEWVNKLWVRRLMRFCALVSLISVCLNTPKTFENIPPLQYVTFVSDLVVTFLFTAEMIAKMHIRGILKKDKSYLKDHWCQFDGSMVVFLWLSVILQMFEMLGFVLKFSYVSILRAPRPLIMIRFLRVFLKFSMPKARINQIFKRSSQQIYNVTLFFLFFMSLYGLLGVQFFGELKNHCVLNTTHPKHITINSLAIPDTFCSTDPESGYQCPEGMTCMKLGLSKYIMGFNGFDEFATSIFTVYQAASQEGWVFIMYRAIDSLPAWRAVLYFSTMIFFLAWLVKNVFIAVITETFNEIRVQFQQMWGVRGHISNSTASQILTGDDNGWSLVTLDENKHGGLASPVCHAILRSPHFRMVVMCAILANAITTATMSFKHDEKPRYTYYNNYYYAEIAFTIFLDLETVFKIWCLGFRSYYKHSIHKFELLLTIGTTIHIIPFFYLSGFTYFQVLRVVRLIKASPMLEDFVYKIFGPGKKLGSLIIFTMCLLVISSSISMQLFCFLCDFTKFETFPEAFMSMFQILTQEAWVEVMDETMLRTHETMAPFVAVYFILYHLFVTLIVLSLFVAVILDNLELDEDIKKLKQLKFREQSAEIKETLPFRLRIFEKFPDSPQMTCLHKVPSDFNLPKVRESFMRQFVFEMENEENEGVKKVNETFDSKMIYRKQRPVKILNNPPKVRNVVTSLKKAAVTYIINDSNNQRLLLGDSAMIPVPGKSLLKPQGTVNSAKQLRIDQKKSIRRSVRSGSIKLKQTYEHLMENGDIGGINRVSSSRSRPHDLDIKLLQAKRQQAEMRRNQREEDLRENHPFFDTPLFVVPRESKFRKICQSLVYARYDTNAKDPLTGKERKVQYKSLHNFLGLVTYLDWVMIFATTMSCISMMFETPRYRVMEVPVLQIAEYGFVIFMSIELALKILADGLFFTPKAYIKDVASVLDVFIYVVSLVFLCWMPKSVPPNSSAQLLMILRCVRPLRIFTLVPHMRKVVYELCRGFKEILLVSTLLILLMFIFASYGVQLYGGRLARCNDPTILKREDCVGVFMRRVFVTKMKLRPGQNESYPSILVPRVWANPRRFNFDHIGDALMALFEVLSFKGWLDVRDVLIKALGPVHAIYIHIYIFLGCMIGLTLFVGVVIANYSENKGTALLTVDQRRWCDLKKRLKIAQPLHLPPRPDGKIFRAFIYDITQNIYFKRFIAVMVLINSALLCVSWRIEEKHTEALATVSTILTLIFLVEVIMKNIAFTPRGYWQSRRNRYDLLVTVVGVIWIVIHCTMKNDLSYVIGFMVVILRFFTITGKHTTLKMLMLTVGVSVCKSFFIIFGMFLLVFFYALAGTIIFGTVKYGEGIGRRANFESPVTGVAMLFRIVTGEDWNKIMHDCMIQPPYCTPAANYWETDCGNFHASLIYFCTFYVIITYIVLNLLVAIIMENFSLFYSNEEDALLSYADIRNFQNTWNVVDNHQKGVIPVKRVKFILRLLKGRLETDPQKDRLLFKHMCYELEKLNNGEDVTFHDVINMLSYRSVDIRKALQLEELLAREEFEYIIEEEVAKQTIRNWLEGCLKKIRASGLQKQQNDLVVSLRADQPIQQQEHAEEKGKEADKEEETETKDADGSKHRAKKPVVLPRSDSIGSGSRKKYLTPTSSDSASIRSEKDKNAPPKKRNNRPPPMAKNNLPHLTESTEQTRQQREVINAKTTAPKPSSVMLEVREWWKEQLAHSSESSEDEV